CTCGGCAATCATGGCGATGCGGCTCATCCATCCAAAGGCTTCATTGAAATTTTTGAACTGATAGGTTTTTTCAATGGCCTCCCGCCCCTTTACCTTGCGCCATCCCGTAAGGGAAGTCAGCGCCTTTTTCCGCATAGCAGAACCAGATTTTTCCATCATGGGTTTCTCCTTGCCTCTATCAATACCGCATCCAGAACTGTCATAAAATCAATCCCCGCGCAACCCAAACTATTTTTTCATAGCTCTTACTTATCGCCACCCCCAAAAGAGGCTACATTATAATAGTGCCCAAAAGCCGGAATCAAACACCGTGGCGTAACCATGGTTTACACCTCCGTGATTTTTGGTTAGATGCCATCATGGCAGATATGATAGCTCTCATTGAAGAGCGTAACTCAAGGAATAGGATATGAGAACAAAAGTGAGTATCTTTCTGGGGTGTCTGCTTTTATTGTCTGTCTTGGTATACCTCCTTCAGGCGCAAGATGATAATGCGTGGTTGGGAACTTTTTGGCGTACGGCCACGGTGGCGGATGTTGAAGCCGTTCTTGAGGGTGGAGCGAATATCAACGCCCGCGATGAGGCTGGATGGACGCCGCTGCATTGGGCAGCTGTCGCGAGCCAAACACCAGTGGTGGTGAAACTGTTGCTGGATCACGGGGCCGATATAGAAGCCCGTGACAAGGATGGCGTAACGCCCTTGCATTGGGCAGCGGCAGCTATCTTTAACCAAACACCAGCGGTGGTGAAACTACTGCTGGATCACGGGGCCGATATAGAGGCCCGTGATGCGGGTGGAGAAACACCCCTGCATGTGGCAGCCAATAACGCAACACCAATGATGGTGAAAGTATTACTGGATTATGGAGCCGATATAGAGGCCCGTGATAAGAATGGCTTAACGCCCCTGCATTCGGCGCATGTGGCGGCTAGTAACGCAACACCAGTGATGGTAAAAGTATTACTGGATCATGGAGCCGATATAGAGGCCCGCAGTAAAAATGGCTCAACACCCCTACATCAGGCGGCAGCTAATAGCGAAACACCGGCGGTGGTGGAAATGTTACTGGATTATGGGGCCGACATAGAGGCCCATGATAAGAATAACTCAACGCCCCTGCATATAGCAGCGCTCAAGAGCAAAACATCGACAGTAGTGGAGGTGTTACTGGACCATGGGGCAGATGGCACGGCGCGGGATAAAGATGGAAAAACACCTTTTGATCTCATTCAGGACAATGAGACTCTTAAGGATACCAAAGCCTATTGGCGGCTTAACGAGGCTCAATATTGATAAGATTCACCATAAGGAATGGGGATGAGTAAAGAAGACCAGCGCGGAGTTTTTAGTTTATTCTGAGCGGCATTATTATATTAACCCCCAAAAAAGAGTATAAGAGAAGTGTTTATGCGACCCCCCTTAACTCTGTGAAGGACCCTCCATGCTTATGAAAATCATTCTTGGCACTCTTGCTATTATCGTGATTGCCATCGGTGGATGTACAATTTTTCTGCCGGAACGATTTGCCGTCAACGCACCGATTATGAACTCTCTGTTTGGCTGGGGAGCTGAACTTGAACCGGCAGATGTTTTGCAAACCCGCCTCATGCTACCAGACGGGTATGACTTTAATGTTTATGCCGAGGGCCTTGGTCACGCACGCATCATGCGCTGGACCAAAGGCGGAGATTTGCTTTTATCAACCCCGCGCACCGGTGAGATTAAAATTATACGGGCCGGAGCCTCCGGCAGTGAGCGCGGCGGAGCGGTGGAGGTTCTTATTGATGGGCTTAACCGTCCTCATGGCGTCGAGATTGTAGGGGATTATCTTTATATCGGAGAGACAGACGCTATCTTGCACATACCTTTTGATAACGCCCGGGGCATACTTACCGGAGAGGCCGAGTATATCGTCACGGACCTGCCCGGCGGTGGTAATCACTGGACACGTACTGTCAAACAAGGGCCAGACGGCTGGTTGTATGTTAATATCGGCTCATCGTGCAATGTGTGCCTTGAGGATGATGAGCGTCGTAGCACTTTGATGCGCTTCAGGCCCGATGGCAGCGATATTGAAATTTTCGCCGAGGGTTTGCGTAACACGGTAGGCTGGGACTGGCAGCCGGGAACAGGCAACCTCTACGGCGTGGATAATGGCCGCGACCTGCTGGGTGATAATGAGCCACCCGAAGAGGTTAATCTTATCCGCAGGGGTGGATTTTACGGATGGCCATTCCTGAACGGCTTCAACAAACCCGACCCGGATTTCGGCGATATATCCGACCCGCGCATTAAAGACGCCATTGAACCGGCATACGGGATGACCGCTCATATAGCACCTCTGGCCATCACGTTTATGGGGAACGATGCTCCGCCGGGATTGGAAGGAGCCGCTCTTGTAACCCAACACGGATCATGGAACCGCACCCGCAAGGCAGGTTACAAGGTTATCTCTCTTCATTGGAGGACAGATGGTTCTATTGAGGATCGTGATTTTTTCACCGGATTTGAAAAAGACGAAGACGTCATCGGCCGCCCCGTGGATGTTACCATTGGTCCCGATGGCGCTATATATGTTTCTGATGATTATGCAGGCGCCATATACCGCATTACCCACGAGAGTATGGAATCCGCCCACGGCACTGCAAGCCCAACCAAAACCACCCGCCATACAACACCGGCCTCTGCTAAACCGGAACGGCCAATAGCACTCACGGCGGATTTAATACGCACAGGAGCTAAACTATGGCAAGACAACATGTGTGCCGTCTGCCATAGCCTGTCAGAAGCCTCAACGGACATAGCCTATGTTCGTCTTGATAATCTGTCCACCCGCTATAACATTGACGATATTGTCAGTATTCTCAAAGTGCCACCAGGCAACATGCCTGCCCCTCCCATCAGCGATGCAGAGCGCGAAGCGTTAGCCTATTATGTTCTTGACCGTTTTTAGTTCCGGATGAGTGCGGGTTTCTCTCCCCTATCTCTCAAGTGCGGCGGCTTAATTGCAGAACTGCCTTTTGCTGACCCCCTTACCCTTTTTGCACCATTTGCTGACCAGCCTTTTGCACTGCTTTTAGAGTCTGCCCGCGCCCACGACCCGCAGGGCGGGCGCTGGAGCTTTATTCTAACAGCTCCACGCTCCCGCATTATTGTACCCGCCGGAGAATCTCATAGCAGGCGGCCCTTTGATTCCTTGCGTGCCATGTGTGCTCCCGACCCTCACATGATAGAATTTGCTGCGGCCATAACCCAGACCTTCAAGGAACGGTTAAATACCCCGCCCCCTCCCTTTGTGGGAGGTGTAGCAGGCCTGTTTGGATATGAACTGGGTCATGCCTTAGAGCGTTTGCCGATAGTAGAAGGTGGTGTCTCCACGCCTGATATGGCGGTTGGTTTTTATACCAGAGTCATAGCCTTTGACCATAAAACCTACCGCGCTTTTTTATTGAGCGCTGACGGCAACTCGGACGATGCGGATTTCTTGCAAGCACAGCCAGAGGCAAGCCCCACCATCAATCCTCAAGTCCATAATGCTGATGTGTTTGCCGTGCCGGATTGTATGAATTCAAACTTCACACGGACGGATTATGAAAACGCCATTGCCCGCATTATTGAGCACATCAGAGCCGGAGATATTTTTCAGGCTAACCTCTCACAACGGTTCGAAACCCCCCTTATGCCGGATGACACACCTTTGGCTGTCTATGCCCGGCTAAGGCGAATTTCTCCGGCTCCCTTTGCAGGATTTTTCAATTTAGGCGAGGTCTCTATTCTCTCTTCATCACCGGAGCGGTTTGTTTCCTGCAGGGATGGTGTTGTAGAGACCCGCCCCATAAAAGGAACCCGTCCTCGTGGCAAAACACCCGCTCAGGATAAAGCGCTTGCAGAAGAGCTAAAAACCAACTCCAAAGACAGAGCAGAAAACATCATGATTGTGGATTTGTTGCGCAATGATTTATCAAAAGTGTGCACAAACTATTCTGTCAAAACAGAAAAATTGTGCGCTCATGAAGCGTATCCCTCTGTGCATCATCTGGTTTCTACCATCAGTGGACGTCTGCGGTCAGGGTTAGGGCCGGTAGATTTATTGACGGCGTGTTTCCCCGGTGGTTCTATTACCGGAGCTCCAAAAATACGCGCTATGGAAATTATTACCAGTTCGGAAAATAGCAGACGAGGCGCTTATTGCGGAGCACTTGGTTATATTGGCGTTGACGGCACGATGGATACCAACATTGCCATCCGCACCATAACCATCGAGGGGCAACGTGCGTTTTTTCAGGCCGGTGGAGGCATCACTGCAGCCTCTGATCCCACCGCCGAATATGAAGAAACTCTGGTCAAGGCCGCCCCTATGGCACAAGCCTTAACTCTGCCTAGCACTCACGAAGAGTAGTGCTGCATGATTTTGCTCGTAGATTATTACGATTCTTTTGTCTACACGCTAGCACGTTATGTAGAGGAGTTAGGGTTCGCCACCTGCGTAATGCGTCATGACGATGTTGATGAGTCGCTTATTGAAAACCTTAGGCCTAGCGCTCTTATTTTATCTCCCGGCCCGGGAGCGCCTGAGGACACCCCCACCTCTCTTGATCTTGTGCGTCATTTTGGGGCGTCCCTACCCATGCTTGGTATTTGCCTTGGTCATCAAATTATCGCACGAGCTTATGGAGCACGTGTGCTACGCGTTGAGCCCGCACACGGCATATCCACCGCCCTTTCTCATGATGGTATCGGATTGTTTACGGGTCTCCCTTCTCCTTTGATGGCCGCCCGTTATCATTCCCTAGCCATAGATTTACCTGACCACACCCCTCTGATGCCTCTTGCCTGTAGTATGGACAACATCATCATGGCTTTTCGCCACCGGACACACCCTCTTTACGGAGTTCAGTTTCACCCTGAGTCTGTTATCAGTGAGGGCGGACATCAACTCCTGAGTAATTTTCTGCATGAGACAGGGCTATGACACATTCTTTCTGGTATAACGGAGCGCTCGTACCCACAACAACCTCTCTTGATCCAGCCGATAGAGGCTTTTTGCTCGCTCACGGCGTCTTTGAAACTCTGCTCACCATTGACGGAAAAATTATATGGGGAGAAGAGCATATCAGGCGCCTTTTTCATGGGGCACTCACACTGGGCATACCCACACCCTATTCACAAGACGATTTGCTGACCGCTTGTAGCGATGTTATAGAAGCGAACAAAGCCAAAAACTACCAAGGAATACGTATCACTCTTACCCGTGGTGCCGGTCCACGTGGTCTGGCTCCTCCGCCTGATGATGTCTCTCCCACACTTCTCATCACAACGGCGGAAGTTGGACCCATGCCTACACCTCCTTCCCTCATCACGGCACACACTACCACCCGAAACGAAAAAAACCCCACAGCCCAACTTAAGACCCTTTCCTATACAGACAACATTATCGCACGCCAAGAGGCCATTACCGCTGACTCCGATGATGCCTTAATGCTAAACACGGCAGGAAATTTGGCGTGTGCTACCACCGCCAATGTTTTTATATGGATTGATAATACACTTCTGACTCCGCCCTGCCATGACGGTTGTCTGCCCGGCATAACACGACGCCATTTTATAGATGCCGCTCACAAATCCGGCATTCAGTATCAAGAAACATCCATCGCATCATCACAGTTGGAACAATGCACTGCCATAGTGCTAACTAATTCTCTCACTGGTGCGGTATTTGCCAAAAGCTGTAATGGTCATTCCTTGCAACAGCCAGATTCTCTTTCGGGTCTTCTCCGGAACTTCAACACTTTGTTTTATGCAACCAGCCAATAGGCCCGAAGACCATCCAAAACATATTGTGTGGCCAGAGCTGCCAGAATAATTCCCGAAACACGCGATATGACCTTGCTTATAGTCTCCCCGATAATTTTCTGTATAAAATCAGACAACCGAAACAAAATATAGCACAGCAACAAAACGACAATGCCAATAGACAAAATAACTCCCTGTGC
The sequence above is a segment of the Parvularculales bacterium genome. Coding sequences within it:
- a CDS encoding 4a-hydroxytetrahydrobiopterin dehydratase translates to MDRGKEKPMMEKSGSAMRKKALTSLTGWRKVKGREAIEKTYQFKNFNEAFGWMSRIAMIAEKMDHHPEWFNVYRTVDVVLTTHDTGGVSEKDIALARAMDRLAGSAGRHDRRKPEGSD
- a CDS encoding ankyrin repeat domain-containing protein, translating into MRTKVSIFLGCLLLLSVLVYLLQAQDDNAWLGTFWRTATVADVEAVLEGGANINARDEAGWTPLHWAAVASQTPVVVKLLLDHGADIEARDKDGVTPLHWAAAAIFNQTPAVVKLLLDHGADIEARDAGGETPLHVAANNATPMMVKVLLDYGADIEARDKNGLTPLHSAHVAASNATPVMVKVLLDHGADIEARSKNGSTPLHQAAANSETPAVVEMLLDYGADIEAHDKNNSTPLHIAALKSKTSTVVEVLLDHGADGTARDKDGKTPFDLIQDNETLKDTKAYWRLNEAQY
- a CDS encoding PQQ-dependent sugar dehydrogenase; translated protein: MKIILGTLAIIVIAIGGCTIFLPERFAVNAPIMNSLFGWGAELEPADVLQTRLMLPDGYDFNVYAEGLGHARIMRWTKGGDLLLSTPRTGEIKIIRAGASGSERGGAVEVLIDGLNRPHGVEIVGDYLYIGETDAILHIPFDNARGILTGEAEYIVTDLPGGGNHWTRTVKQGPDGWLYVNIGSSCNVCLEDDERRSTLMRFRPDGSDIEIFAEGLRNTVGWDWQPGTGNLYGVDNGRDLLGDNEPPEEVNLIRRGGFYGWPFLNGFNKPDPDFGDISDPRIKDAIEPAYGMTAHIAPLAITFMGNDAPPGLEGAALVTQHGSWNRTRKAGYKVISLHWRTDGSIEDRDFFTGFEKDEDVIGRPVDVTIGPDGAIYVSDDYAGAIYRITHESMESAHGTASPTKTTRHTTPASAKPERPIALTADLIRTGAKLWQDNMCAVCHSLSEASTDIAYVRLDNLSTRYNIDDIVSILKVPPGNMPAPPISDAEREALAYYVLDRF
- the pabB gene encoding aminodeoxychorismate synthase component I, which codes for MSAGFSPLSLKCGGLIAELPFADPLTLFAPFADQPFALLLESARAHDPQGGRWSFILTAPRSRIIVPAGESHSRRPFDSLRAMCAPDPHMIEFAAAITQTFKERLNTPPPPFVGGVAGLFGYELGHALERLPIVEGGVSTPDMAVGFYTRVIAFDHKTYRAFLLSADGNSDDADFLQAQPEASPTINPQVHNADVFAVPDCMNSNFTRTDYENAIARIIEHIRAGDIFQANLSQRFETPLMPDDTPLAVYARLRRISPAPFAGFFNLGEVSILSSSPERFVSCRDGVVETRPIKGTRPRGKTPAQDKALAEELKTNSKDRAENIMIVDLLRNDLSKVCTNYSVKTEKLCAHEAYPSVHHLVSTISGRLRSGLGPVDLLTACFPGGSITGAPKIRAMEIITSSENSRRGAYCGALGYIGVDGTMDTNIAIRTITIEGQRAFFQAGGGITAASDPTAEYEETLVKAAPMAQALTLPSTHEE
- a CDS encoding aminodeoxychorismate/anthranilate synthase component II, which gives rise to MILLVDYYDSFVYTLARYVEELGFATCVMRHDDVDESLIENLRPSALILSPGPGAPEDTPTSLDLVRHFGASLPMLGICLGHQIIARAYGARVLRVEPAHGISTALSHDGIGLFTGLPSPLMAARYHSLAIDLPDHTPLMPLACSMDNIIMAFRHRTHPLYGVQFHPESVISEGGHQLLSNFLHETGL
- a CDS encoding aminotransferase class IV, yielding MTHSFWYNGALVPTTTSLDPADRGFLLAHGVFETLLTIDGKIIWGEEHIRRLFHGALTLGIPTPYSQDDLLTACSDVIEANKAKNYQGIRITLTRGAGPRGLAPPPDDVSPTLLITTAEVGPMPTPPSLITAHTTTRNEKNPTAQLKTLSYTDNIIARQEAITADSDDALMLNTAGNLACATTANVFIWIDNTLLTPPCHDGCLPGITRRHFIDAAHKSGIQYQETSIASSQLEQCTAIVLTNSLTGAVFAKSCNGHSLQQPDSLSGLLRNFNTLFYATSQ